Proteins from one Dysgonomonas sp. HDW5A genomic window:
- a CDS encoding restriction endonuclease subunit S, which translates to MNEDSILVIKDGASVGRVQYVTGKYSAIGTLNYLTAKNGFSLKYIYYLLRYFNFDKYKVGSGIPHIYFKDYGNELIYCPSIKEQYKIARMLSQVDKKLDLEQILLDTYSLQKQYLLKNMFI; encoded by the coding sequence GTGAATGAGGATTCTATTTTAGTTATTAAAGATGGAGCCAGCGTAGGCAGGGTGCAATATGTTACGGGAAAATATTCTGCAATAGGCACTCTCAATTATCTGACAGCAAAGAATGGTTTTTCGCTCAAATACATCTACTACCTTTTACGTTATTTTAATTTTGATAAATACAAAGTAGGCTCCGGCATACCTCATATCTATTTCAAAGACTATGGTAACGAGTTGATCTACTGCCCATCTATCAAGGAACAATATAAAATAGCCCGAATGCTCTCACAGGTGGATAAAAAACTTGATTTAGAGCAAATTTTGTTAGATACCTATTCCTTGCAGAAACAGTATTTGCTAAAAAATATGTTTATATAA